From the Variovorax paradoxus genome, the window GTCGCGGCGGCTGCGTCGGCCGACGCCTGAGAGAGCACGTCGAGCTCGAGCGGGTGCAGCGCGATGCTCTTCGCGGCGGCGAGGGTGCGCAACTCGGCGGCACGGCCCGCGTTGCGCCCGGCGATGTCGCGCATCGACGCGTAGACGATGTGGCCCGCTTCCGCCAGCGATTGCGCGCTGAGCTTGCCGATGCCGGTGCCCGCACCGGTGACGAGGATGATCTGCCTGGACATGGTGTTTTCTCCGTAGGAAGCCGGTGCGGATGACGCGCTCAGGCGATGCCGCCGTTGGCGCGCAGGACCTGGCCGTTGACCCAGCCCGAATCGGGACTGGCGAGGAAGGAGACCACCGAGGCGATGTCCTCGGGCTGGCCCAGGCGCTGCAGCGGCGGCATCTTCGCGAAGGTCTGGACCTGCTCCTCGGTCTTGCCATCGAGGAACAGCGACGTGGCGATCGGACCCGGCGCCACGGCATTCACCGTGATGTTGCGGCCGCGCAGTTCCTTGGCGAACACATGCGTGAATGCCTCGACGGCCGCCTTGGTTGCGTTGTAGATCGCGTAGCCCGGCATGTTCAGCGCCAGCGTGGTGCTCGAGAAGTTGACGATGCGCCCGCCTTCGTTCAGCCGCCTGGCGGCTTCGCGCAGCGTGTTGAAGGTGCCGCGCACGTTGATGTCGAAGGTCTGGTCGTAGAGCGCGTCGGTGTGCTCGGCCAGCGGCACCGTCTTGAGCACGCCGGCGTTGTTGACCAGCACGTCGACCTTGCCGAGCTGCGCCTCGACCGCGTCGAACATGGCGCGCACTTCGCCGGCCTTCGACACGTCGGCCTTCACGGCCAAGGCCCTGGCGCCGCCGGCCTTCAGCTCGGCGACGAGCGCATCGGCCTGCGCCGGGCTCGCAGCGTAGTTGACTGCGACGGCGAAGCCGTCCTTGGCAAGGCGCTGCGCGACGGCGGCGCCGATGCCGCGAGAGGCGCCGGTAACGATGGCGACCTGGGAGTTCGAGGGCTTGTTCATGGCTGTTTCCTTTGCATTGGTGGGTTGCTGGGTTGGTGAGACGAATCATCGATCGTTCCGCTGCAAAGATAATCAACCGCACATCGCCATTACCATTCCATTTACTTCAACAATAAATCAGGCCATCGCCATGGACCGCTTCCAGGAAATGCAGGCCTTCGTGCGCATCGCCGAACGCCAGAGCTTCACGCAGGCATCCGAAGACCTGCAGATTCCGCGCGCCACCGTCACCAACCTGATCAAGCGCGTCGAGCAGCGCATCGGCACCCGCCTGCTCGAGCGCACCACCCGCACCGTGCGGCTCACGCAGGACGGCGAGGCCTACTACCGCCGCTGCGTGCGGCTACTCGCCGACGTGGAGGAAGCCGAGGGCCTGTTCCGCAACGAGGCGCCGAAGGGCTTGCTGCGCGTGAACCTTCAAGGCACGCTGGCGCGCAATTTCGTGGTGCCGGCGCTGCCCGCGTTCCTCGCCCGGTATCCCGACCTCGAACTGCACATCGGCGAGGACGACCGGCTGGTCGACCTGGTGCGCGAAGGCGTCGACTGCGTGCTGCGCGCCGGCAACCTGCAGGACTCCTCGATGGTCGCGCGGCGCGTGGCGCTGCTGCCGCAGGTGACGGTCGCGAGCCCGGCCTACCTCGCGGCGCACGGCGAGCCCGCGAGCATGGAGGCGCTCGCTGCACACCGCGCCGTCAACTACTTCTCGAGCGCCACCGGCAAGGCGGTCCCGCTCGAGTTCACGGTCGAAGGCCGCGTCACGACGGTGCAGCTCGGGGGCATCGTGTCGGTCACCGGCGCCGATCTCTACACCGGCTCGGCGGTCGCCGGGCTGGGCCTCGTGCAGGTGCCGCGCTATCGCGTGGCCAGCGAACTGGCCGACGGCCGTCTGCAGGTGGTGCTGGCCGCGTTCGCACCGCCGCCGATGCCGGTGTCGGTGCTCTATTCGCAGAACCGGCAGCTGTCCTCGCGCGTGCGCGTCTTCACCCAGTGGCTGCGCGACATCTTCGAGGCGGCCGGGGTCTGAGGCGTCGACAACGCCCCGGCCCGCTCAGCAGGCGGTCGATTCCAGCCCCACGCCGCCGTCCTCGGCGTGCGCTCGCATCCCGCCCCGCAGAAACACGAACACCACCACCGCAGTCAACACCGTCACAGCCGCCAGCACGCACAGCAGCGTGCCGAACGCCGCGCCGTAGGCTTGCAGCAGCGCCGCGCGGTCCATGCCGGGCAGCAGGGCCAGCGCCTGCGACAGGTCGCCGGTGGTCAGGCGCTGTGCCGCCTGTGCTGCGAAAGCGGCATGGCCGAGTTGCGCGGCCACCAGCGCAGTCAGCCCGGCGCCCACGAGCGCCAGCGCGATGCCCTCGCCCGCGACACGCACCGTGTTGAAGATGCCCGACGCCATGCCCGCGCGTTCGCGCGGCACCACGCTCACTGCAAGCCCGTCCATGAGGCCCCAGGGCAGGCCGATGCCCGCGCCGACCAGAAGCAGCGCACCCGCCAGTTCATGCAGGGACGCGCCCGGCGCACAGCGGCCGAGCCAGAACAGGCCTGCGGCGCACACCAGCAAGCCCGTCGCGGAAATCGCGCCCGCCGAGAACCTGTGGGCCAGCCAGGCAGCGAGCGTCGGCACCACGAGGATGGGCCCGGACAGCGCGAACATGAAGCTGCCCGCCTCGAGCGCGCTGCGCCCTTCCAGCCCGATGAAGCGGATCGGCAGCAGCACCAGCAGCACGACGAAGCCGTAGGCCGGCGCGGCGGCCAGCAACTGCACGCCGACGAAGCGCGGAAAGCGGAACAGCGACAGGTCGAGCATCGGATGCGCCACGCGCCGCTCGACGGCGACGAAGGCCGCGCCCATCAGCAGCGCCGCCGCGAGCGCGCCGGCGACCCGAGGGCTGCCCCAGCCGCTTTCCGGTGCCTGCAGCACGCCCAGTGTCAGCAGGCTCAGTGCGGCGGTGAAGGTGGCGCAGCCGGGCAGGTCGAGCCCCATCGCATGCGGATTGCGCGACTCGCGCATGCAACGCGCCGCGATGCACAGCGCCACAAGGCTCACCGCGCCGGGGCTCAGCATCACCGCCTGCCAGCCGAAGCGCTCCGCGAGCCAGCCCGAGAGGATGGCGCCGCACGACAGCCCCACACCGAAGGAGGTGCCGATCAGGCTGAAGGCCCGCGTGCGCGCCGCCCCATCGAACACCTGCGCCAGCGCCGCGGTGCCGGCGGCAAAGGCAGCGGCCGAACCCAGCCCCTGCAGCGCGCGCACCAGGTCGAAGGCGACGATGCCGGGTGCGAGCGTCTGCAGCGAGCTGCTCAGGGCCACCACCGCCAGGCCCTGCAGGAACACGCGCTTGCGCCCGCAGGCGTCGGCGAGCGCGCCGGCCGCCATCAAGGTGGCGCCGAAGCTCAGCATGAAAGCGTTGGTCACCCAGTTGAGTTGCACTGGACTGCCGCCCAGCGCGCCGTGGATGGCGGGCAGCACCACCGCCGGACCGGTGAAGCTCAGCGGCATGCCCAGAGCGGCCAGGCAGACGGCGGCGAGCAGCCAGTTCTTGGAAGAAGTCGGGGACATCGAAGGCCTGCGTGCAAAAAGGAAGAATCGGGAGCACGAAGATAAAAAGGATTCAATGAAAGGAGAATGGCCGCGCCAATCCGCACACTCCCAACCAAAGGTTGTCAATCCATGGACAGTTTCAGCGGGCTTGAATCCTTCGTGCGCGCGGCGGACCTGCTGAGCTTCGCCAAGGCCGGCCGGTTGCTGGGCATCTCGGCATCGGCAGTGGGCAAGAACGTGGCGCGGCTCGAACAGCAGCTCGGCGTGCGTCTCTTCAACCGCACCACGCGCCACACGCGGCTCACCCAGGAAGGCGCCCTGTTTCACGAGCGCTGCCGCCGCATCCTCGATGAGCTCGACGATGCGCGGGCCATGATGCAGGACGCCATCGCCGCGCCGCGCGGCCGCCTGCGCGTGAGCCTGCCGACCATCGGCTACCGTTTTCTCCTGCCTGTCCTTCCAGCCTTCAAGGCCCGTTACCCCGAGATCGAGCTCGACCTCGACTTCAACGACCGGCTGGTCGACGTGATCGCCGAGGGCGTCGACGTGGCCATCCGCAGCGGCGACCTGGTCGATTCGCAACTGGTCGCGCGACGCCTCGGCCCCTTCCGCTTCGTGCTGGTGGCCTCACCCGCCTACCTGGCGCGCCACGGCGTGCCACATGTGCCGGCCGACCTCGTGCACCACGCCTGCCTGCGCTACAAGTTCGCGACGGGGGGCAAGATCGAGGAATGGGACCTGCCAGGCCTGCCGGAGCAATTGCCGCCCGGCCTGCTGTGCAACAACATGGAAGCGATGCTCGGCGCAGCCATCGCCGGCCTCGGCGTGGCCTACATGCCCGATTTCCTGGCGCGCGATTCGCTGGGCCGCGGCGAACTGCAGCGCGTGCTGGCCACGCACCTGGTGCGACAGGGCCAGTTCTCTGCGCTGTGGCCGTCGAGCCGGCAGCTCTCGCCGAAGGTGCGCGCCTTCGTGGACTTCGCGGGGGAGCACATGTTCAGGGACGAAGACACGCCTGCATGAAGCGTCAATCGAACCAAATTCAGACCATAATAAGTTCGGTCGACGGAAACATGGGAGCACATGCAATGAATTTCTCCACTCAAGTTAAACCCATCAGTTATCTCAAGAGCCATGCTGCAGATATCGTGAAGACCTTGGCGGACACTCGCGAGCCTCTGGTCATTACCCAGAACGGCGAAGCCAAACTCGTGGTGATGGACGTCCGCTCGTACGAGGAACACGAAGCCACTCTCGCTCTGCTGAAAGTCCTGGCACTCGGCAATCGCGAAATCGACCAGGGTCAGTTTCGGTCCGCGGAAGACGTGTTCGCCGAACTGGACCAAGAAGACGCGAATTGAAGGTTGTGTTCCTGCGGTCCGCCGAGGCCGACCTGAAGGACCTGAGGCGCTACATCATCAAGAACTTCGGCAACGACACCTGGACTGTGAGCTACGAGAAGATCAAGCAGTCCGTGGCGATGATCGAAGCACACCCACAGGCGGGACGGGTTCCTGAAGAGCTGGAAAACCTGAACGCGGCCCAATACCGGCAAGTCATCTCCGGCAGGAACCGCCTCATCTACGAGGTGCGCATGGACATCGCCTACATCCACGTCGTCTGCGACACGCGACGAGATTTGAAAAGCCTGCTCATGCGGCGCATGGTTGGCGCCGATTAAGGTCCCGCGTGCCCGCCGTTGGCTGCGCCGTGCGGCATCCGATCAGACAACGGGGGCCAAACGAGCGTCGGCGTGCTCGCTGGCTGTCCCGGCGGTTGTTCCAGCCATCCTGGCATTTGTCTTTGCGTTCGCATCCCCAGCAACGTTCTTCGCAGGCTCCACAGCCGTCCCGCTCAGCGCCAGCGCGGCCTTCAACGGAAACAGCGTGCGCTCGTCTCCCTGCGCCGTGTTGCTCACCGTCGTCCCTGCCGTTTCGCCGAGGCTGGCGGTGCGCACCGCGTCCGGCCGGTGCACCGGCACCATGAACGGCGAGTGCGTGGTGTAGATGATCTGGTTGCCGAAGTCCTGTTCGAAGTGCGCGAGCAGGTCGGCCTGCGAGTGCGCGTGCAGGTGAAGACCGGGCTCGTCGAGCAGCATCACGGCGTCTTCCGCGCGGCCGCCCCGGGTGTCGGCGAAGAACGCGATGTAGAACGAGAAGAACCACTGGAAGCCGCGGCTGCGCTCGTCGAGGTTCACCTCCACGTCGTACGCGCCGTCGGGGTCGGACACCAGCGTGTCGAGGTAGGGGCCGTCGAGGTTGAAGCGCACCTTCAGCGGACGGTCCTTCCACAGGCGGCGGATCTCTGCCGTCACCACCGCGCCGGCGCGGTTCGCCAGCTGGTTGCGCGTGGCCTGGTCGTTCCTGTCGAGCAGGTCGTGCAGCTGCTGCGGGTCGAGCCCTGCGACCTTGCACAGCTTGCCGAAGCTCTGCTGCGCGGGCGTGAGCTGTCCCCAGCCCTGGCGGCCCAGGTATTCGGCGATGTTCTGACGGCCGGGCAGCGCGGGGTACTCGTCCACGTAGACGAAGCGCGGCAGGTTCTCGAGCACCCAGGCGCGTGCGCGCGCGTGCGCAGGTTCGTCGTCGGCGATGGAGAGTGCCAGCTCCTCGAGCTCGGCGAGCATCTGGTCCTGCTTGTCGCTGAGTTCGGCGCCGGCCGCGGCAAGTGCCTTGCGCAACGCCTGCATGGCCTGCACCGCGCCGGCCGACCAGCGGACGTGGTCGGGACTCATGATCATCGCGGCGTCGAAGGTGTCGGCCTCCTGCTCGAGCGCGGCGCGCGCCTCCTCGGCCACCTTCTCCGCGGCGGCCTTCACGGCCGGCACGATCTTGCGGACCTTGCCCTTGATGTCGCCGACATCGAGCGACAGCGGCGCAAGGCCTTCGAGCCCGCCGGTGCGCGTGGCGGCATAACCGCGGCGCGCGGTGACGTGGCGCACGCCGGCCGCACGCGGAAAGATCGCGGCCAGCGCGGCCTGTTCGCTGTCGTCCAGGCTCCAGCGCGTGAAGACGACCGGCGTGTCGCCGGTGCACTCTTCGAGCCGGCGATGGCGCGGAAAGTCCTTGATGGGGCTGATTTCGACCGGGCCTTCGGCCGGGTTCAGGCTGTGGAGTGCGCGCAGCAGGTTCGACTTGCCGCTGTCGTTCCGACCAAGGATCGCCGTGATCCGAGAGGAATCGATGAGGCCGCTGTCGTTGATCGAGCGAAAGTTGGTGATCTGGAATGACGCCAAGCGCATGCAGGAATTTCTCTTCTGAAATGAATACGGGGCCGGGGAATGTATTGCATCCCCGGCCCCGTCCTCGATCTGCGCAGAAGAAAAAGATTACTCGGCCGCGCGCCTCAGCGTATCGACCACCGGGCGGCGCAGCACGTCGCGCAGGCCCCACCATCCCGCGCCCAGCGCCAGCACCGCGCCCGCCAGCGCGCCGGCAACGGGCACCAACGGCGACGCGGTCCAGGTGAACTCGAACACGTAGCGCGCCAGCGCCCAGCCGATCGCCGAAGCCACGATGCTCGCCAGGAAGCCCGCGAGCAGGCCCACGCCCGCCAGCTCGGCGCGCTGTACCTGGCGCAGCAGGCTGGCGCGTGCGCCCACCGCGCGCATCACGGCGAACTCGCGCGCGCGCTCCTCGCGCGTGGCGGTCACCGCGGCGAACAGCACCACGAGGCCGGCGGCCAGCGTGAAGCCGAACAGGAACTCCACCGCGCGGATCACCTGGTCGAGCACGCGCTGCAGCTGGTTGATGGTGGCGCTCATGTCCACGTTGGTCACGTTGGGGTAGCTGCGCACCAGCGCGTTGTCGAAGCCGCGCGTCTCGGGAGCGCGGAAGGCGCCCATGTAAGTGGTGGGCACGTCGGCCAGCGAAGCCACGGTGTACATCACGAAGAAGTTGGCATGCAGCGAGCCCCAGTCGACCTTGCGCAGCGACGTGATGCGCGCGTCGTTCTGCATGCCGCCGATGTCGAAGCGCAGCGAATCGCCCAGCTTCAGGCCCAGCGTCTCGGCCAGGCCTTCTTCCACGCTGACCTCGCCCTTGGCGTCGGGCGTCCACCTGCCGGCGGTGATGCTGTTGTGCGCGGGCGCCTCGACGCTGTTGCTCAGGTTGAACTCGCGGTCTACCAGCCGCTTGGCACGGTCCTCGGTGTAGTCGTCGGGCGTCACCGGCCTGTCGTTGATGGCCACGAGCCGGCCGCGGATCATCGGGTACCAGTCGAACTTGCGCACGCCGGCGTCGCGCAGCGACTTCTGGAAGGCCTCGCTCTGGTCGGGCATGAC encodes:
- a CDS encoding SDR family oxidoreductase, with protein sequence MNKPSNSQVAIVTGASRGIGAAVAQRLAKDGFAVAVNYAASPAQADALVAELKAGGARALAVKADVSKAGEVRAMFDAVEAQLGKVDVLVNNAGVLKTVPLAEHTDALYDQTFDINVRGTFNTLREAARRLNEGGRIVNFSSTTLALNMPGYAIYNATKAAVEAFTHVFAKELRGRNITVNAVAPGPIATSLFLDGKTEEQVQTFAKMPPLQRLGQPEDIASVVSFLASPDSGWVNGQVLRANGGIA
- a CDS encoding LysR family transcriptional regulator, whose translation is MDRFQEMQAFVRIAERQSFTQASEDLQIPRATVTNLIKRVEQRIGTRLLERTTRTVRLTQDGEAYYRRCVRLLADVEEAEGLFRNEAPKGLLRVNLQGTLARNFVVPALPAFLARYPDLELHIGEDDRLVDLVREGVDCVLRAGNLQDSSMVARRVALLPQVTVASPAYLAAHGEPASMEALAAHRAVNYFSSATGKAVPLEFTVEGRVTTVQLGGIVSVTGADLYTGSAVAGLGLVQVPRYRVASELADGRLQVVLAAFAPPPMPVSVLYSQNRQLSSRVRVFTQWLRDIFEAAGV
- a CDS encoding MFS transporter, which produces MSPTSSKNWLLAAVCLAALGMPLSFTGPAVVLPAIHGALGGSPVQLNWVTNAFMLSFGATLMAAGALADACGRKRVFLQGLAVVALSSSLQTLAPGIVAFDLVRALQGLGSAAAFAAGTAALAQVFDGAARTRAFSLIGTSFGVGLSCGAILSGWLAERFGWQAVMLSPGAVSLVALCIAARCMRESRNPHAMGLDLPGCATFTAALSLLTLGVLQAPESGWGSPRVAGALAAALLMGAAFVAVERRVAHPMLDLSLFRFPRFVGVQLLAAAPAYGFVVLLVLLPIRFIGLEGRSALEAGSFMFALSGPILVVPTLAAWLAHRFSAGAISATGLLVCAAGLFWLGRCAPGASLHELAGALLLVGAGIGLPWGLMDGLAVSVVPRERAGMASGIFNTVRVAGEGIALALVGAGLTALVAAQLGHAAFAAQAAQRLTTGDLSQALALLPGMDRAALLQAYGAAFGTLLCVLAAVTVLTAVVVFVFLRGGMRAHAEDGGVGLESTAC
- a CDS encoding LysR family transcriptional regulator, which encodes MDSFSGLESFVRAADLLSFAKAGRLLGISASAVGKNVARLEQQLGVRLFNRTTRHTRLTQEGALFHERCRRILDELDDARAMMQDAIAAPRGRLRVSLPTIGYRFLLPVLPAFKARYPEIELDLDFNDRLVDVIAEGVDVAIRSGDLVDSQLVARRLGPFRFVLVASPAYLARHGVPHVPADLVHHACLRYKFATGGKIEEWDLPGLPEQLPPGLLCNNMEAMLGAAIAGLGVAYMPDFLARDSLGRGELQRVLATHLVRQGQFSALWPSSRQLSPKVRAFVDFAGEHMFRDEDTPA
- a CDS encoding type II toxin-antitoxin system Phd/YefM family antitoxin → MNFSTQVKPISYLKSHAADIVKTLADTREPLVITQNGEAKLVVMDVRSYEEHEATLALLKVLALGNREIDQGQFRSAEDVFAELDQEDAN
- a CDS encoding type II toxin-antitoxin system RelE/ParE family toxin, encoding MFLRSAEADLKDLRRYIIKNFGNDTWTVSYEKIKQSVAMIEAHPQAGRVPEELENLNAAQYRQVISGRNRLIYEVRMDIAYIHVVCDTRRDLKSLLMRRMVGAD
- a CDS encoding ATP-dependent nuclease; the protein is MRLASFQITNFRSINDSGLIDSSRITAILGRNDSGKSNLLRALHSLNPAEGPVEISPIKDFPRHRRLEECTGDTPVVFTRWSLDDSEQAALAAIFPRAAGVRHVTARRGYAATRTGGLEGLAPLSLDVGDIKGKVRKIVPAVKAAAEKVAEEARAALEQEADTFDAAMIMSPDHVRWSAGAVQAMQALRKALAAAGAELSDKQDQMLAELEELALSIADDEPAHARARAWVLENLPRFVYVDEYPALPGRQNIAEYLGRQGWGQLTPAQQSFGKLCKVAGLDPQQLHDLLDRNDQATRNQLANRAGAVVTAEIRRLWKDRPLKVRFNLDGPYLDTLVSDPDGAYDVEVNLDERSRGFQWFFSFYIAFFADTRGGRAEDAVMLLDEPGLHLHAHSQADLLAHFEQDFGNQIIYTTHSPFMVPVHRPDAVRTASLGETAGTTVSNTAQGDERTLFPLKAALALSGTAVEPAKNVAGDANAKTNARMAGTTAGTASEHADARLAPVV